In Leucobacter insecticola, one DNA window encodes the following:
- a CDS encoding DUF2871 domain-containing protein — protein sequence MKKLLNASFIYMLLGVAAGVFYREFTKLNNFPEGEFTQLGVVHTHLLTLGFIVLLIVLVVEKVFVISRSPKLFAWFFWLYNVGVIITSAMLIWHGSLTVLGKESSAMISGIAGLGHMCVAAGMIVFFVALRRAVAQRPALDSAQGAAA from the coding sequence CGTCGCGGCGGGTGTGTTTTACCGCGAGTTCACGAAGCTCAACAACTTCCCCGAGGGCGAGTTCACGCAGCTTGGCGTTGTGCACACGCACCTGCTCACCCTCGGATTCATTGTGCTGCTGATCGTGCTGGTCGTCGAAAAAGTGTTCGTCATCTCTCGCAGCCCGAAGCTGTTCGCCTGGTTCTTCTGGCTGTACAACGTCGGGGTGATCATCACCTCGGCAATGCTCATCTGGCACGGCAGCCTGACGGTGCTCGGGAAGGAATCGAGCGCAATGATCTCGGGGATCGCCGGTCTCGGCCACATGTGCGTCGCGGCGGGCATGATCGTGTTCTTCGTCGCGCTGCGCCGCGCGGTTGCGCAGCGCCCCGCGCTGGATTCGGCGCAGGGCGCTGCGGCCTGA
- a CDS encoding SagB/ThcOx family dehydrogenase, with translation MLRQRRSPRRLSLSEVLTLEQIGWLCWATDGSTGEIAPEKFGRTAPSAGALYPRDLYVATIAGAVPQGLYHYNPYRHELEYVNATTPSDLAQTSPQPDELSAASTVLLFSTSFWRNRMKYDQRGVRFAFMELGHVAQNALLAGNALGLSALSLGGFFDDEVNALVGLDGLHETSAYMVFLRQTEPREATRRN, from the coding sequence TTGCTCCGACAGAGAAGGTCTCCTCGCCGCCTTTCGCTTTCGGAGGTGCTAACACTTGAGCAGATTGGTTGGCTGTGCTGGGCAACTGACGGTAGTACGGGTGAGATCGCACCGGAAAAGTTCGGCAGGACAGCTCCAAGCGCGGGTGCGCTCTACCCGAGAGACTTGTATGTCGCAACCATTGCTGGGGCAGTGCCTCAAGGCCTTTACCATTACAACCCTTATCGACATGAACTTGAATATGTAAATGCCACGACGCCGTCCGATCTAGCCCAGACTTCCCCTCAGCCGGACGAACTAAGTGCCGCCTCTACAGTGCTTCTTTTCAGCACGTCCTTCTGGCGAAACCGCATGAAATACGACCAGCGGGGAGTGCGCTTCGCGTTCATGGAACTTGGACACGTTGCACAGAATGCACTATTGGCGGGTAACGCATTAGGGCTCTCCGCGTTGTCGCTCGGCGGCTTCTTCGATGACGAAGTTAACGCGTTAGTCGGACTGGACGGGCTCCACGAAACGTCGGCCTATATGGTTTTCCTTCGACAAACAGAGCCCCGAGAAGCGACGCGTCGCAATTAG
- a CDS encoding AlbA family DNA-binding domain-containing protein → MTESQKPSRYQEISSQAQQMLSLGESGRYEFKSSIDAVTVKLLAALANWVALDPEREVAHLLVGIKEIEDVATGLVCGEPCGLPRGLDKAVARIQDLASKTRPVPVDAFIVEENVSGEMPFVRVELRPTMAPHFDDEGRRQTRQGRSTRALTDDELLRVYLDREAGSFAARFRQTSDELRSAVGAIGDQVDDVAAAIEDNIAEPIRSLTLTAESAADAARSAESSADSASASAMSAEWEVSHVNQLVKGLQLAVEDIRDQTSEGHAFHLATLRRKVWWNFTVDTYMHNSKLADQLEQRLRALLTREISIDAVHSSWERGLWEDVLKARTTEGRQSGTQKWWRAMLQTLEEWIGSPSYAAPELPDLRSALKADLDHELDDPESVTRRFEDLVRD, encoded by the coding sequence ATGACTGAAAGTCAAAAGCCGTCGCGATATCAAGAAATCAGCTCCCAAGCCCAGCAAATGCTGTCCCTTGGAGAGTCTGGTAGGTACGAGTTCAAGAGCAGCATCGACGCGGTGACTGTGAAGCTACTCGCCGCTTTGGCGAACTGGGTTGCTCTGGATCCAGAACGAGAGGTCGCCCATTTGCTGGTGGGCATCAAAGAGATTGAGGATGTGGCGACGGGCCTTGTCTGCGGCGAACCGTGCGGACTGCCGAGAGGGCTCGACAAGGCGGTGGCTCGCATCCAGGATCTCGCGAGCAAGACTCGCCCGGTACCGGTGGACGCCTTCATCGTCGAGGAGAATGTCTCGGGTGAAATGCCTTTTGTGCGGGTCGAACTGCGGCCGACTATGGCCCCCCACTTCGACGATGAAGGTCGACGCCAGACCCGCCAAGGGCGGTCCACCAGGGCGCTTACTGATGACGAGTTGTTGCGTGTTTACCTCGACCGAGAGGCCGGGAGCTTCGCTGCCCGGTTCCGGCAGACCAGCGATGAGCTTCGTTCCGCCGTAGGGGCGATTGGCGACCAGGTGGATGACGTGGCCGCGGCGATCGAAGACAACATCGCCGAGCCGATCCGAAGTTTGACTCTGACAGCAGAGTCGGCCGCTGACGCAGCTAGGTCAGCGGAGTCCTCTGCGGACTCTGCCAGCGCTTCTGCGATGAGTGCCGAATGGGAGGTCAGCCACGTCAATCAACTTGTTAAGGGTCTCCAACTTGCCGTTGAGGATATCCGCGACCAGACGTCAGAAGGCCATGCGTTTCATCTCGCCACTCTTCGCCGCAAAGTGTGGTGGAACTTCACGGTAGACACATATATGCACAATTCAAAGCTGGCCGATCAGCTCGAGCAGCGGCTTCGAGCGCTCCTCACCAGAGAAATTTCAATCGATGCAGTGCACAGTAGCTGGGAGAGAGGGCTGTGGGAAGACGTGCTCAAGGCTCGCACTACCGAAGGTCGGCAGAGCGGAACCCAGAAGTGGTGGCGCGCGATGTTGCAAACGCTCGAGGAGTGGATCGGTAGCCCGTCATATGCCGCCCCAGAGTTGCCTGACCTGCGCTCAGCACTCAAAGCGGACCTAGACCACGAGCTTGACGACCCTGAGAGCGTGACTCGAAGATTTGAAGATCTCGTAAGGGACTGA
- a CDS encoding CPBP family intramembrane glutamic endopeptidase, with the protein MRSQRRGSDAPLARYSNQWTWMLPVTGAAEEIIFRGSFLFGLLAAGFDLWVSIVVSAMLFGLVHVFQYGRYGVVLHTMTGVVFGVLATQLDLSAAMISHATFNLLVVTMGRRRPCKHTNPSRTARRESTVQ; encoded by the coding sequence ATGAGGAGTCAGCGACGCGGATCAGACGCACCGCTTGCCCGTTACTCGAATCAGTGGACTTGGATGCTTCCCGTAACGGGAGCGGCAGAGGAAATCATTTTTCGAGGATCATTCTTGTTTGGCTTGCTTGCCGCCGGTTTCGACCTATGGGTGTCGATCGTCGTATCCGCGATGCTTTTCGGATTGGTTCACGTCTTTCAATATGGTCGGTACGGTGTTGTACTACACACCATGACTGGCGTAGTGTTCGGTGTCCTCGCGACACAGCTGGATCTTAGTGCTGCGATGATTTCGCATGCGACATTCAACCTGCTCGTCGTCACTATGGGCAGACGTCGGCCATGCAAACACACGAATCCCTCTCGGACGGCGCGGCGCGAGAGCACCGTCCAGTAA
- a CDS encoding ABC transporter permease subunit, whose amino-acid sequence MDCRPIACGLISAMVTFGIGTLVSAAAPSWTDFVAIIGFSLCLAIPITLIGLALGFVLSKKTALAVSLTVAFSMILLGGISGFPMPQWIEIVSSFLPSGAAGSLTANYLSGSTLNGSNFLVLAGWTVAGLISAVVLYRRDEGRKFR is encoded by the coding sequence GTGGATTGCCGCCCCATCGCCTGTGGCCTTATCAGCGCGATGGTCACTTTCGGTATCGGAACGCTCGTCAGCGCCGCGGCACCAAGTTGGACTGACTTCGTTGCAATTATCGGCTTCTCGCTGTGCTTAGCGATACCTATTACGCTCATCGGTCTCGCCCTTGGGTTTGTTCTCTCGAAGAAAACGGCCCTGGCAGTAAGCCTCACCGTAGCATTCAGCATGATCCTTCTCGGTGGAATCAGCGGCTTTCCCATGCCTCAGTGGATCGAGATCGTTTCCAGTTTCCTCCCATCGGGTGCGGCAGGAAGCCTGACCGCCAACTATCTCAGTGGATCGACCCTGAACGGATCGAACTTTCTCGTACTCGCAGGCTGGACTGTCGCTGGCCTCATCAGCGCAGTCGTCCTCTATCGAAGAGACGAGGGCCGAAAATTCCGCTGA
- a CDS encoding IS110 family transposase: MEHYDDVAVFIGLDVGKSEHHAVALTRDGKKLYDKPLPNTEAKIISVLDQLAEHGPALLVVDQPATIGALPVAVAQAHGVLVGYLPGLTMRRVADLHPGEAKTDARDAFIIAETARTMPSTLRSIKVADEQIAELSMLCGFDDDLAAQITQVSNRVRGLLTQIHPTLERVLGPRLDHPAILDVLQRYPSPGELRRAGQKRVAARLLKRAPRKGGAWAQEIFDALDQQTVTVTGTNAASIVLPRLAKQLSELRQQRTDIASEVEKIVEAHPLHPVLTSMPGVGVRTAARLLTEIVGKHFPTAGHLASYAGLAPVTRRSGTSIRGEHPSKRGNKVLKRAMFLSAFAALRDPESRAYYDRKIAQGKRHNQALIALARRRCDVLHAMIRTGSLYQPRTQSETALAA; this comes from the coding sequence ATTGAGCACTACGACGACGTCGCGGTCTTCATCGGCCTCGATGTCGGCAAGAGCGAGCATCACGCGGTCGCGCTCACCCGCGACGGGAAGAAGCTCTACGACAAGCCGCTCCCGAACACCGAAGCCAAGATCATATCGGTGCTAGATCAACTCGCTGAGCACGGCCCCGCTCTGCTGGTCGTTGACCAGCCCGCCACGATCGGGGCGCTCCCCGTCGCCGTCGCGCAAGCGCATGGTGTGCTCGTCGGGTATCTCCCCGGCCTCACGATGCGCCGCGTCGCTGACCTCCACCCCGGTGAAGCGAAGACCGACGCACGGGACGCGTTCATCATCGCGGAGACCGCCCGCACGATGCCCTCAACTCTGCGATCGATCAAAGTCGCCGATGAGCAGATCGCGGAACTCTCGATGCTGTGTGGCTTCGATGATGATCTTGCCGCGCAAATCACGCAAGTCTCCAACCGCGTTCGAGGTCTCCTCACCCAGATCCATCCCACCCTGGAACGGGTACTCGGGCCGCGTCTGGATCATCCCGCGATCCTCGATGTGCTGCAGCGTTACCCATCACCGGGTGAGTTGCGCCGAGCCGGGCAGAAGCGCGTCGCGGCCAGGCTCCTCAAGCGTGCCCCGCGCAAGGGCGGGGCATGGGCGCAGGAGATCTTCGACGCCCTCGATCAACAGACCGTGACGGTCACCGGCACGAACGCCGCGAGTATCGTGCTGCCACGGCTCGCGAAGCAACTCAGCGAACTCCGCCAGCAACGCACCGATATCGCGTCCGAGGTTGAGAAGATCGTGGAAGCGCACCCTCTTCACCCGGTCCTGACGAGTATGCCGGGAGTCGGCGTCAGGACCGCAGCCAGACTCCTCACCGAGATCGTCGGGAAACATTTCCCCACGGCCGGGCACCTCGCGTCTTACGCCGGGCTCGCGCCCGTCACCCGCCGATCCGGCACCTCGATCCGCGGCGAACACCCCTCAAAGCGCGGCAACAAGGTCCTGAAACGTGCAATGTTTCTTTCCGCGTTTGCAGCGCTCCGAGATCCCGAATCACGGGCCTACTACGACCGGAAGATCGCGCAAGGCAAACGCCATAACCAAGCACTCATCGCACTGGCGAGGCGCCGCTGCGACGTCCTCCACGCAATGATCAGAACCGGCAGCCTCTACCAGCCACGAACCCAATCAGAAACCGCCCTCGCCGCTTGA
- a CDS encoding relaxase domain-containing protein, whose translation MQTLLRLRTHGTPPWRRPGSGLTRLGHGQIAAGDEVIERQLRLSIGMDRGPVTGDPLIRAYPECKSVQKRVVERIAALDIDLILTDSTKASAEIEAEESKRGTQKAVAGYDYTFSLPESASVLWAVAYAGLQSSIALQPNGFLDSLG comes from the coding sequence ATTCAGACGCTGCTACGTTTACGTACCCACGGGACGCCGCCATGGCGGCGTCCCGGCTCGGGGCTCACCCGACTCGGACACGGACAGATTGCTGCTGGCGATGAAGTAATTGAGCGGCAACTACGACTCAGCATAGGGATGGACCGCGGTCCCGTCACCGGAGATCCACTCATCCGCGCCTACCCCGAATGCAAATCGGTACAGAAGCGTGTGGTGGAACGCATTGCCGCGTTAGACATTGACCTCATTCTTACGGACAGTACGAAAGCGAGTGCCGAGATCGAGGCAGAAGAGTCTAAGCGCGGCACCCAGAAAGCTGTCGCCGGCTACGACTATACATTTTCACTCCCCGAATCTGCATCGGTGCTGTGGGCGGTCGCATATGCTGGCCTCCAATCATCGATCGCGCTTCAACCCAACGGTTTCCTCGATTCTTTAGGTTGA
- a CDS encoding ATP-binding cassette domain-containing protein, translated as MTLEFDIPVRLSGAGRDFGAVRALSDVDLSITAGGTVGLLGPNGSGKTTMLSLISGLRVPSSGTVELFGCDPRDPKARVRLGVTPQHSGLVKSMTVLQLVQFIANHFVDHEPPEELLNAFGIATLANKRIGGLSGGSNAFCP; from the coding sequence ATGACTCTAGAATTTGATATCCCGGTGAGATTGAGCGGTGCTGGACGAGACTTTGGTGCGGTCAGGGCCCTTTCCGACGTTGACCTTTCAATCACTGCCGGTGGCACAGTCGGATTGCTTGGCCCGAACGGATCTGGGAAAACGACGATGCTCAGCCTCATTTCCGGTTTGCGCGTGCCAAGTTCCGGTACGGTCGAGTTGTTTGGTTGCGACCCTCGCGACCCCAAAGCGCGAGTCCGTCTCGGAGTGACGCCGCAACATTCTGGCCTTGTAAAGAGCATGACAGTCTTGCAGCTTGTCCAGTTCATCGCCAACCACTTCGTTGATCACGAGCCTCCTGAGGAACTCTTGAATGCGTTTGGGATCGCAACCCTGGCAAACAAACGCATTGGTGGCCTCTCCGGGGGCAGCAACGCCTTTTGTCCGTAG
- a CDS encoding transcriptional regulator gives MMVSKEMDEVIHAPARLRIMSVLVELGPDSEITFARLQSHLDMTPGNLSAHIKRLERVHYLAVSKGFTARGVAQTSISVTLEGMDAFNAYVEQLKSIIGPR, from the coding sequence ATGATGGTGTCCAAGGAAATGGATGAAGTCATCCATGCCCCAGCCCGACTAAGGATCATGTCCGTACTGGTCGAGCTTGGACCAGACAGTGAGATCACATTTGCACGACTCCAGAGTCATCTCGACATGACACCAGGCAACTTGTCTGCACATATCAAACGCCTCGAACGAGTACACTACCTCGCCGTCTCGAAGGGGTTCACAGCACGTGGTGTAGCTCAAACGAGTATTAGTGTCACGCTAGAAGGAATGGATGCGTTCAATGCTTACGTCGAACAGCTCAAGAGCATAATTGGTCCTCGCTAA
- a CDS encoding IS5 family transposase (programmed frameshift), protein MVVRQEISDEVWAVFEPLMPVPAGRSRPWSDHRLAVEGMVWKYRTGAPWRDVPERFGKWNTIYKRFTRWAEDGTWELLLAEVQKQADQLGAIDWVVSIDSTIARVHQHGATLPRIKKGSVSNCKNPLVEPENHAIGRSRGGLTTKVHLVADGKGRPLGMVVTAGNVNDTTMFAATLDDIRVPRERGRARSRPDRVLADKGYPSRANRAWLRARGIAATIPERSDQIAKRRKRAGRPIEFGEEQQQRYRGRNVVERCFNRLKQWRGIAMRSDKLARNYRAGVALASILIWIKTDLINTP, encoded by the exons ATGGTGGTGCGTCAAGAGATCTCTGATGAAGTGTGGGCTGTGTTCGAGCCATTGATGCCGGTTCCTGCGGGACGTTCTCGTCCGTGGTCGGATCACCGGCTCGCGGTTGAGGGAATGGTGTGGAAGTACCGAACCGGGGCTCCTTGGCGGGACGTGCCGGAGCGGTTCGGGAAGTGGAACACGATATACAAACGCTTTACCAGGTGGGCAGAGGACGGCACCTGGGAGTTGCTACTCGCTGAGGTGCAGAAGCAGGCTGACCAGCTTGGGGCAATTGACTGGGTGGTATCGATTGATTCGACAATCGCGCGCGTGCATCAGCATGGTGCGACGCTGCCTCGCATCAAAAAGGGATCTGT GTCGAATTGCAAGAATCCGCTCGTGGAGCCTGAGAATCATGCGATTGGTCGCTCGCGTGGCGGCCTGACAACGAAGGTGCATCTCGTTGCTGATGGGAAGGGTCGCCCGTTGGGGATGGTGGTGACTGCGGGGAACGTGAATGACACCACGATGTTTGCTGCGACGCTGGACGACATTCGGGTGCCGCGAGAACGGGGTCGTGCGCGTTCTCGTCCTGATCGAGTGCTCGCCGACAAGGGGTATCCTTCGCGGGCGAACCGTGCCTGGCTGCGGGCGCGCGGGATCGCGGCGACGATTCCCGAGCGCAGTGATCAGATCGCGAAGCGACGTAAACGGGCGGGCCGTCCGATCGAGTTCGGGGAAGAGCAGCAGCAGAGGTATCGGGGGCGGAATGTGGTTGAGCGGTGTTTCAATCGGTTGAAGCAGTGGCGCGGGATCGCGATGCGGTCTGACAAGCTTGCACGAAACTATCGGGCCGGTGTCGCGCTGGCGTCGATTTTGATCTGGATCAAAACAGACTTAATCAACACACCCTAG
- a CDS encoding ATP-binding domain-containing protein translates to MLRIEDLDYVGESTVRFSVYLSQDTDSDTEDDRSAVPFQVAYAVSIHRSQGLEYDSVKVVVTDANEDDISHGIFYTAITRAREALKIYWTPETQRKVMSQLDPKRNGRDVGLVKARRGLKRVV, encoded by the coding sequence GTGTTGCGCATCGAAGATCTAGACTACGTCGGAGAGTCGACGGTGCGCTTCAGTGTCTATCTCTCGCAAGACACCGATAGTGATACCGAGGATGACCGTAGCGCAGTGCCTTTTCAGGTTGCTTACGCGGTATCGATCCATAGATCCCAGGGCTTGGAGTATGACTCGGTCAAGGTCGTTGTCACCGATGCAAATGAGGATGATATCTCGCATGGCATCTTCTACACGGCGATCACGCGCGCCCGTGAGGCACTGAAGATCTACTGGACACCCGAGACACAGAGAAAGGTCATGAGTCAGCTTGACCCGAAGCGGAACGGCAGGGATGTCGGCCTCGTGAAGGCACGGCGCGGACTCAAACGAGTGGTGTGA